One region of Wyeomyia smithii strain HCP4-BCI-WySm-NY-G18 chromosome 3, ASM2978416v1, whole genome shotgun sequence genomic DNA includes:
- the LOC129731294 gene encoding X-ray repair cross-complementing protein 5 — MARTKEGCMIILDVGKDTTIKGGENEQTFFGRAKNCVSKIIQRKIFSKPQDEIGLVLMGTNETNNQLNIECGRYEHISEAFELGPANWHMLKIMEKQIRPSNVNSGWLDALIVAMSFLKSGAQAKKFASLKIILLSTLTTSANYDMDQVEIVVSKLIDMSCEFNVINDNVEHNDIDVDDEILFDTLGIFSQQQQRGKEQRANEQLLADIVLKSNGALCNIDSAELLLLHFEKKATRAVPWNSMLTIGTQIAISISAYLAISEEKGLPSFKTESIDPNVTVQLKTDYFKGDKPFEADFDNLIKGYMYGSTIVPYDTEMNIDYKSGEQRLSCLGFTAAGNILEEYFCGKGTYVVVAKKDCAASEAKLSALIKAMNEMGVVMIATRVYRRDTRPKINALMPAYRKGYPCLVMLELCFQEELALLKFPPLLTNKYKPTDVQYEVIDKLIDSLDLMDALDEETGSKEAFALNKTLNPIHQHMYRTVAHRALYPNTPLPAMDEELKRLVDVPPKIRKRSKSILEEVEKLFPLKEKKVNARTKWLQRTAMINIQSDAIASSSSQQNQINEEELDDQRTLVEVGTVTPAEDFALLLKRGEKFATLAIQIQNVISDLVFKSMSIPTEKVAMAIMMYREEAKLLGPYRYNDWIGEFKKSLLARNKQEFWEQVVVTQRFGLISSEESEMSTVTAEEVDSFYSVLVASRAGNAEDNADYVDADDLFANM; from the exons ATGGCGCGAACGAAG GAAGGTTGCATGATAATCCTGGATGTTGGAAAAGATACTACAATTAAAGGTGGAGAAAATGAGCAAACATTTTTCGGTCGAGCAAAGAATTGTGTTTCCAAGATTATCCAAAGAAAA attttcagtAAACCCCAAGATGAGATAGGATTAGTTCTAATGGGTACAAATGAGACTAACAATCAACTGAACATCGAGTGTGGAAGATACGAACATATTTCGGAAGCCTTTGAGTTAGGTCCTGCTAACTGGCACATGCTGAAAATCATGGAAAAACAAATAAGACCGTCAAATGTTAACAGTGGATGGCTCGATGCGCTGATAGTTGCAATGAGTTTTCTGAAATCCGGTGCCCA GGCTAAAAAGTTTGCATCGTTAAAAATTATTCTTTTATCGACTCTTACAACATCAGCTAATTACGACATGGATCAGGTTGAAATTGTTGTTTCGAAACTAATTGACATGTCATGCGAGTTTAATGTCATCAACGATAATGTTGAGCATAATGACATTGATGTAGACGATGAAATCTTGTTTGATACATTAGGCATTTTCAGTCAGCAACAGCAAAGAGGTAAagaacaacgagcaaacgagcAATTGTTGGCAGATATTGTTTTAAAATCAAACGGGGCACTGTGTAACATAGATTCGGCAGAACTGCTGTTGCTTCATTTCGAAAAGAAAGCTACTAGAGCAGTTCCATGGAACAGCATGTTAACTATCGGGACACAAATAGCAATTAGTATCTCGGCTTATCTGGCCATCAGTGAAGAGAAGGGCTTACCTTCTTTCAAGACAGAAAGTATTGATCCAAACGTTACAGTCCAGCTAAAGACCGACTACTTCAAGGGCGATAAACCCTTTGAAGCTGACTTCGACAATCTCATCAAAGGCTACATGTACGGCTCTACAATTGTTCCATATGATACAGAAATGAATATTGACTACAAATCTGGCGAGCAACGTCTATCATGCTTGGGATTCACCGCAGCCGGAAACATCTTGGAGGAATACTTCTGCGGCAAAGGCACCTACGTTGTTGTTGCTAAGAAGGATTGTGCAGCTTCTGAAGCGAAGTTGTCGGCTTTGATAAAAGCAATGAATGAGATGGGAGTAGTGATGATTGCGACGAGAGTGTATAGACGAGATACTCGTCCAAAAATCAACGCATTGATGCCGGCATACCGAAAGGGATATCCCTGTTTGGTTATGTTAGAATTGTGCTTCCAAG AGGAGCTAGCCTTATTGAAGTTTCCTCCGCTGCTTACTAATAAGTACAAGCCTACCGATGTACAATACGAAGTCATCGATAAATTGATCGATTCTTTGGATTTGATGGATGCATTGGATGAAGAAACGGGCTCAAAAGAAGCCTTTGCTTTAAACAAAACTCTAAACCCAATCCATCAGCATATGTATAGAACAGTGGCCCATCGCGCTCTTTATCCGAATACCCCTCTTCCTGCGATGGACGAAGAATTGAAAAGGCTGGTAGACGTTCCACCTAAAATACGAAAACGATCTAAGAGTATTTTAGAGGAAGTAGAAAAATTGTTCCCTCTTAAGGAAAAGAAGGTGAATGCGCGTACCAAGTGGCTTCAAAGAACAGCAATGATTAATATTCAAAGCGACGCTATAGCGTCCAGTTCATCGCAGCAGAACCAAATCAATGAAGAGGAACTCGACGATCAGAGAACACTTGTTGAAGTGGGCACCGTAACACCTGCTGAAGATTTTGCTCTACTGCTAAAACGTGGGGAGAAATTTGCTACACTGGCTATTCAAATACAGAACGTCATTTCAGATCTCGTGTTCAAATCGATGAGTATTCCAACTGAGAAAGTCGCCATGGCTATAATGATGTATCGTGAAGAAGCGAAACTACTTGGCCCCTACAGGTACAACGATTGGATCGGAGAGTTCAAAAAAAGTCTACTGGCCCGCAACAAGCAGGAGTTTTGGGAGCAGGTAGTGGTAACGCAACGCTTTGGATTGATTAGCTCCGAGGAAAGCGAGATGAGTACCGTTACCGCAGAAGAAGTGGACAGCTTCTACAGCGTCCTAGTGGCAAGCAGGGCTGGCAATGCTGAAGATAATGCCGACTACGTTGATGCCGATGATTTGTTTGCTAATATGTAA